The following coding sequences are from one Desulfonatronum thioautotrophicum window:
- a CDS encoding response regulator has translation MRKILVIDDEKPTLSMFRLFLNAYGFTVFTAENGEEGLEVFRKEEPSVVITDIKMPGMDGLEVLKRIKAINPMAEVIIITGHGDLDLAIRALNMDATDFINKPIQKASLDQALRRAEERLAMAESDEKEISWSQENGMACIDIRGNVNAASEALLVETYEQISAQNIPRILLRFNENASINGAGIAVLIQLLTESKQRNQAVILTGLAENFRKVFEMVGVTKLARIVQDEADARAVLDAVQT, from the coding sequence ATGCGTAAAATTCTCGTGATTGACGATGAGAAGCCGACATTGTCCATGTTTCGTCTGTTTTTGAACGCCTACGGGTTTACGGTGTTCACCGCGGAAAACGGCGAAGAGGGCTTGGAAGTCTTCCGGAAAGAGGAGCCTTCCGTGGTGATCACGGATATCAAAATGCCCGGGATGGATGGACTGGAGGTTCTCAAGCGCATCAAGGCGATCAATCCGATGGCCGAGGTGATTATCATCACCGGCCACGGAGATCTGGATTTGGCTATCCGGGCCCTGAACATGGACGCCACGGATTTTATCAACAAGCCAATCCAAAAAGCCTCCCTGGATCAGGCCCTGCGTCGCGCCGAGGAGCGGCTGGCCATGGCCGAGAGCGATGAAAAGGAGATATCCTGGTCCCAAGAAAACGGCATGGCCTGCATTGACATTCGCGGTAATGTCAATGCCGCTTCAGAGGCGTTGCTGGTCGAGACCTATGAGCAGATCTCCGCCCAAAATATTCCAAGGATTCTGTTGCGGTTCAATGAAAACGCCTCAATCAACGGTGCCGGAATCGCTGTCTTGATTCAACTGCTCACCGAGAGCAAACAGCGCAATCAAGCCGTTATTTTGACCGGTTTGGCGGAGAACTTTCGGAAAGTGTTCGAGATGGTCGGTGTGACCAAGCTGGCGCGGATTGTTCAGGATGAAGCCGACGCCCGAGCCGTTTTGGATGCCGTGCAGACCTGA
- a CDS encoding peroxiredoxin family protein, which yields MPRLPVIMSLVICWLALTLLAVSTSAGGPPSVGERQPEILAFAFPAPTISEHRSYLGIGEDQERIALQELEKDYFLLEIVGAYCPVCHNQAPDMLRLFQRIRRDAALSDKVGMFAVAAGATAMEVEHLHRTWRFPFPILQDADYDLHKIIGEPDTPFTMVVGKDGSILYAHLGRIDPEHLFAQLKQLP from the coding sequence ATGCCTCGACTGCCTGTAATCATGTCCCTTGTCATTTGCTGGTTGGCATTAACCCTGCTCGCCGTGTCCACCTCAGCCGGGGGCCCACCAAGTGTCGGCGAACGTCAGCCGGAAATTTTGGCATTTGCTTTTCCCGCTCCGACCATTTCGGAACACAGATCATATCTGGGAATCGGGGAAGATCAGGAGCGGATTGCTCTCCAGGAGCTTGAAAAAGACTACTTCCTGCTCGAAATTGTCGGAGCCTATTGTCCTGTTTGTCATAACCAGGCTCCGGACATGCTACGTCTATTTCAACGCATTCGTCGCGACGCAGCGCTCTCCGACAAGGTCGGCATGTTTGCCGTGGCTGCCGGAGCCACGGCGATGGAAGTTGAGCATTTGCACAGGACGTGGCGCTTTCCTTTTCCGATTCTCCAGGACGCAGATTATGATCTGCATAAAATCATCGGTGAGCCGGACACTCCGTTCACCATGGTTGTGGGCAAGGACGGTTCTATCCTTTATGCTCACCTGGGGCGCATTGACCCGGAACATCTATTTGCACAGCTCAAACAATTGCCCTGA
- a CDS encoding rhodanese-like domain-containing protein, protein MDQRNTSTPPSSLRPGPSGERLAYQLDTLFETISELSQLTDPVEVMEQFVLMSMGALGTAQGLLAVQDRHTGDSHLVKRGLPALAENQIQSALQKLSGKLGDTGDILARQALVVTVNEHDQALGLPDDLRVVVEWYLDDRRVGLLGYGPKINGSPYDRHDEDFLLRLVSALMDALAAAYVQETIRSLNEALLSRNKELQQALQVSQDIQASLDRRYFHFKAVCDTTSELSANLHISTLLPSFLLSVMGTFSAQQGVIVLWNRAEQTIDKVARGYSEENVPSLDAQRLESVFRELLHPPFIPSQGKKHFLILDEEALKNLELAESMEMGGAFLVDENWYGLIGLGNCLARNEGDRAEHELMSALLQGFLVGLGNALAFETIETLNADLLQKNAELRQTLEELQQSRQTITLLEAAGQRISTMLRSETMRIKRVSLFDCLAMALVSLVLALVFNASSPGGISLLPETWGQPRPNFIDVSWARLKHESQGALFLDARPVEFFNQQRIAGADNLPLNLFDFVYAMRFAMLDPEEDIIVYGRNISRRYDELVAAKLKERGMANVRVLEGGLQQWLHNGLPVEP, encoded by the coding sequence ATGGATCAGCGAAATACATCGACTCCCCCCTCCAGCCTTCGGCCAGGCCCCTCCGGAGAACGTCTGGCTTATCAATTGGACACTCTCTTTGAAACCATCAGTGAGTTAAGCCAGTTGACTGACCCGGTGGAGGTCATGGAACAGTTTGTGTTGATGAGCATGGGAGCCCTGGGAACGGCTCAAGGGTTGCTTGCCGTTCAGGATCGACATACCGGGGACTCGCATCTGGTCAAGCGCGGGTTGCCCGCATTGGCTGAAAATCAAATTCAGAGCGCGTTGCAAAAGCTTTCCGGAAAGCTCGGGGATACGGGAGACATCCTTGCCAGGCAAGCCTTGGTGGTGACGGTCAATGAACATGACCAGGCCTTGGGATTGCCGGATGATCTGCGTGTGGTCGTGGAGTGGTATCTGGATGATCGCCGGGTGGGCTTGCTGGGCTATGGACCAAAGATCAACGGATCTCCCTATGATCGTCATGATGAGGATTTTTTATTGCGTCTTGTATCTGCACTCATGGACGCCCTGGCCGCCGCGTATGTGCAGGAAACCATACGCAGCCTGAACGAGGCATTGTTGAGCAGAAACAAGGAACTCCAACAAGCCTTGCAGGTGTCTCAGGACATCCAGGCCAGCCTGGATCGACGCTATTTTCATTTCAAGGCTGTTTGCGACACAACCAGTGAGCTGAGCGCAAACCTGCATATATCCACGTTGCTCCCGTCGTTCTTGCTGTCCGTGATGGGCACATTCAGCGCGCAACAGGGGGTTATCGTACTTTGGAACCGGGCGGAACAAACCATTGACAAAGTGGCCCGAGGTTATTCCGAGGAAAATGTCCCATCCCTGGATGCCCAGCGTTTGGAGTCGGTTTTTCGTGAATTGCTGCACCCCCCTTTTATTCCGAGCCAAGGAAAAAAGCACTTCCTGATTTTGGATGAAGAAGCCCTCAAGAATCTGGAACTTGCCGAGTCCATGGAAATGGGAGGGGCTTTTCTTGTCGACGAAAACTGGTACGGACTGATCGGTCTTGGGAATTGTCTTGCTCGAAATGAGGGTGACCGGGCGGAACATGAGCTGATGTCCGCATTGCTGCAAGGGTTTCTGGTCGGTCTGGGCAACGCCCTGGCCTTCGAAACCATTGAAACGTTGAATGCGGATTTGCTTCAGAAGAACGCGGAACTGCGACAAACTCTTGAGGAACTTCAACAGAGCCGCCAAACCATTACCCTGCTGGAAGCTGCCGGCCAGCGTATCAGCACGATGCTGCGTTCCGAAACCATGCGCATTAAACGGGTCAGCCTGTTTGACTGCCTGGCAATGGCTTTGGTCAGCCTGGTTTTGGCGCTGGTCTTCAATGCCTCCAGTCCGGGGGGGATTTCATTGCTTCCGGAAACCTGGGGGCAGCCCAGACCGAATTTCATTGATGTTTCTTGGGCAAGATTGAAGCATGAATCCCAGGGAGCACTTTTTCTGGATGCCCGGCCGGTGGAATTTTTCAACCAGCAACGGATCGCCGGTGCGGACAATCTCCCGCTGAATCTCTTTGATTTCGTTTATGCCATGCGTTTTGCCATGCTGGACCCGGAAGAGGACATCATCGTCTATGGCCGGAATATCAGCAGACGATATGATGAACTGGTGGCGGCCAAGCTCAAGGAGCGAGGAATGGCCAATGTGCGGGTTTTGGAGGGGGGGCTGCAACAATGGCTGCACAACGGTCTTCCGGTGGAACCATGA
- a CDS encoding MauE/DoxX family redox-associated membrane protein, producing MTQTWPVRLLTHEYVALVLRFYIGGLFIYASMYKIGYTAEFAEIIASYRLVPYWMVNFLAVFMPWFELVCGVLLIIGFRAKSAVVLIGGMLVFFTIAVVINLWRDSPIPCGCFSSVEDPISWWTAGRDLVWVAMTVHIYYFDKILHLENHFTSRIGKIA from the coding sequence ATGACCCAGACGTGGCCGGTCAGGCTCCTGACTCACGAATATGTGGCCCTGGTGCTTCGATTCTACATTGGCGGCTTGTTCATCTATGCCAGCATGTACAAGATTGGGTACACAGCTGAATTTGCGGAAATTATTGCCAGCTATCGGCTGGTTCCCTACTGGATGGTCAACTTCTTGGCCGTGTTCATGCCGTGGTTTGAACTGGTCTGCGGCGTTTTGTTGATCATTGGTTTTCGGGCCAAGTCCGCAGTGGTGCTGATTGGCGGTATGCTGGTTTTTTTTACCATTGCCGTGGTGATCAATCTGTGGAGAGATTCGCCTATTCCCTGTGGATGTTTCAGCAGTGTGGAGGACCCCATCTCCTGGTGGACAGCTGGACGGGATTTGGTCTGGGTGGCCATGACCGTGCATATCTACTACTTCGACAAGATCCTGCACCTGGAGAATCATTTCACGTCCAGGATTGGGAAAATAGCCTAG
- a CDS encoding 4Fe-4S dicluster domain-containing protein yields the protein MQGKSFFVDLTKCTACRGCQVACKQWKKLPAEETRNWGSFQNPKDLSFITYKLVRMTEAMDGDKFKQWYFFPDQCRHCIYPPCKMVGDMFDEQAILHDEETGAVLFTEATKNLDFEEIRMSCPYDIPRWDEASNLQSKCDMCNDRVQNGMLPACVLSCPTGTMQFGDSDEILEIAKKRLEEVKKYKPNAALTDPNDVRVIFLTSDNPREYFRYAVASADIPKLSRKAALAKAIAPARQVFG from the coding sequence ATGCAAGGTAAAAGCTTCTTTGTCGATCTTACCAAGTGCACTGCCTGCCGAGGCTGCCAAGTGGCCTGCAAGCAGTGGAAAAAGCTGCCCGCGGAGGAAACCAGGAACTGGGGCTCGTTTCAGAACCCCAAGGATCTGTCCTTCATAACCTACAAGCTGGTCCGGATGACCGAGGCCATGGACGGCGACAAGTTCAAGCAGTGGTACTTCTTTCCGGATCAATGCCGGCACTGCATCTACCCGCCCTGCAAGATGGTCGGTGACATGTTCGACGAGCAGGCCATCCTGCACGACGAGGAAACCGGCGCGGTCCTGTTCACGGAAGCCACCAAAAACCTGGACTTCGAGGAAATCAGAATGTCTTGTCCCTACGACATTCCGCGCTGGGACGAGGCCTCAAACCTGCAAAGCAAGTGTGACATGTGCAATGATCGGGTCCAAAACGGAATGCTCCCGGCCTGCGTGCTCAGTTGCCCCACCGGAACCATGCAGTTCGGGGATTCGGACGAGATTCTGGAAATCGCCAAGAAGCGGCTGGAGGAAGTCAAGAAGTACAAGCCCAATGCCGCGCTGACGGATCCCAACGATGTTCGAGTGATTTTCCTGACCTCGGACAATCCTCGGGAGTACTTCCGGTATGCCGTGGCTTCGGCGGATATCCCGAAACTCAGCCGCAAAGCCGCGCTGGCCAAGGCGATTGCTCCGGCCAGGCAGGTTTTCGGATAG
- the fdnG gene encoding formate dehydrogenase-N subunit alpha → MQINRRNFLKFSAVASSALAFGGLGFNLKPTVAKAELLQLKDAKETTSICCYCSLGCGLIVHTAQSGPNKDRAVNIEGDPDHPINEGSLCAKGASLWQLVENDDRFTKVLYRAPNSDKFEEKTWDWALDQIARRVKDTRDLTFEDKNAMGQVVNRTNGICHTGSAALDTEENWLISSLMRTLGLTYIEHQARIUHSATVAALGESFGRGIMTNHYIDLMNSDCILMMGANPAENHPISFKWVMKAKEKGATLLSVDPRFTRTSARSDFFMDMRSGTDIPILGGMIKYILDNDLYFKDYVVNYTNASFLVNPDFGFDDGLFTGYDPETATYDKSTWTFQMDDQGLAKKDPSLQDPNCVFQLMKKHFERYTIDRVSETSGSSKAKLEEFYKLYSATGAPDKAGTIMYAMGWTQHTTGVQIIRAMAMIQLLLGNVGNAGGGVNALRGESNVQGSTDQALLFHIIPAYMPAPRSNLESLEAYNATTPKSPDPKSANWWQNRPKYIASLLKAMYPDQDPAVSYSYLPKLDPGQNCSWLVLFDHMNQGKFRGYFAWGQNPAASGADSQKTRDGLSKLDWLVVANVFNNETASFWKGPGMNPAEVKTEVFILPPAVFCEKEGSVTNSGRWVQWRYAGPKPKGDCITDGAMALELLRRIRALYAKEGGAFPDPIMNLNTKDVADPTKKFPHDFDSKRVAKLLNGYFVKDVKIGDTTYKAGTQVPSFAMLQDDGSTACGNWVYSGAWTEAGNNMARRDKTQTEMQANIGLFPNWSWAWPVNRRVAYNRASCDPQGKPYAPQKAVIEWDGSKWVGDVPDGGWAPGERHPFIMTAEGYGRLFGPGLADGPFPEHFEAMECPFEEHPFSSRLHNPTALEFSGEAVKRAVCDPRYPFVGTTYRVTEHWQSGVLTRWTPWLVESMPQNFVEIDPELGKLRGIESGDKVIVENMRGKIEAVAIVTPRLQPMKVMGQTLHMVGTTWHFGWVHPTDGGDSSNLLTPSVGDPNTFIPETKTFMVNIRKA, encoded by the coding sequence ATGCAGATTAACCGCAGAAATTTTCTCAAATTTTCAGCGGTGGCCAGCTCTGCGCTGGCCTTCGGCGGCTTGGGGTTTAACCTCAAGCCCACTGTGGCCAAGGCGGAACTGCTCCAACTCAAAGACGCCAAGGAAACAACTTCCATCTGTTGTTACTGTTCCCTGGGCTGTGGACTGATCGTACACACAGCCCAAAGCGGCCCCAACAAGGATCGAGCCGTAAACATCGAGGGCGATCCGGACCATCCCATCAACGAAGGCTCCCTGTGCGCCAAGGGGGCGTCCTTGTGGCAGCTCGTCGAGAACGATGACAGGTTTACCAAAGTTCTCTACCGGGCTCCCAACTCCGACAAATTCGAAGAAAAAACCTGGGATTGGGCTCTGGACCAGATTGCTCGGCGTGTGAAGGACACCCGCGATCTCACATTTGAAGACAAGAATGCCATGGGCCAGGTAGTCAACCGGACCAACGGCATCTGTCACACCGGCTCCGCTGCCCTGGACACCGAGGAAAACTGGCTGATCTCTTCACTGATGCGCACACTGGGGCTGACCTACATCGAGCACCAGGCCCGGATCTGACACAGCGCCACTGTAGCGGCTCTGGGAGAGTCGTTCGGACGCGGTATTATGACCAATCACTACATCGACCTGATGAACAGTGATTGCATTCTGATGATGGGCGCCAACCCGGCGGAAAACCACCCCATCTCCTTCAAATGGGTCATGAAAGCCAAGGAAAAGGGAGCTACCCTGCTCAGCGTGGACCCGCGCTTCACCAGGACCTCGGCCAGGTCGGACTTCTTCATGGACATGCGCTCGGGTACGGACATCCCGATCCTGGGCGGCATGATCAAGTACATCCTGGACAATGATCTCTATTTCAAGGACTACGTCGTCAACTACACCAACGCCAGCTTTCTGGTGAACCCGGACTTCGGATTTGATGACGGCCTGTTCACCGGCTACGATCCCGAGACGGCAACCTATGACAAGTCCACCTGGACCTTCCAGATGGACGACCAGGGTCTTGCCAAGAAGGACCCCAGCCTGCAGGATCCCAATTGCGTCTTCCAGCTGATGAAGAAACACTTCGAGCGATATACCATCGACCGGGTCAGTGAAACATCAGGCTCATCCAAGGCAAAGCTCGAGGAATTCTACAAACTCTACTCGGCCACGGGTGCCCCAGACAAGGCCGGAACCATCATGTACGCCATGGGCTGGACCCAGCATACCACCGGCGTGCAGATCATCCGAGCCATGGCCATGATCCAGCTTCTGCTGGGCAATGTGGGTAATGCCGGCGGCGGGGTGAACGCCCTGCGCGGCGAGTCCAATGTTCAGGGCTCCACGGACCAGGCCCTGCTGTTCCACATCATCCCGGCCTATATGCCCGCGCCCAGGTCCAACCTGGAAAGCCTGGAGGCCTACAACGCCACAACACCCAAAAGCCCCGATCCCAAGAGCGCCAACTGGTGGCAGAACCGACCCAAGTACATCGCCAGCCTGCTCAAGGCCATGTACCCGGACCAGGATCCTGCCGTAAGCTACAGTTACCTGCCCAAGCTGGATCCGGGCCAGAACTGTTCCTGGCTGGTGCTTTTTGACCACATGAACCAGGGCAAATTCAGGGGATACTTTGCATGGGGCCAGAATCCGGCCGCGAGCGGCGCTGACTCCCAAAAAACCAGAGATGGTCTGAGCAAGCTGGACTGGCTGGTGGTGGCCAACGTTTTCAACAACGAAACCGCCTCCTTCTGGAAAGGACCGGGCATGAATCCCGCCGAGGTCAAGACCGAAGTCTTCATTCTGCCTCCGGCCGTGTTCTGTGAAAAGGAAGGCTCCGTCACCAACTCCGGTCGTTGGGTGCAGTGGCGCTACGCCGGGCCCAAGCCCAAAGGCGACTGTATCACTGACGGCGCCATGGCCCTGGAACTGTTGCGCCGGATCCGCGCCTTGTACGCCAAGGAAGGCGGCGCATTCCCGGATCCGATCATGAACCTGAACACCAAGGATGTCGCTGACCCGACGAAGAAATTCCCGCACGACTTTGATTCGAAGCGAGTGGCCAAGCTGCTCAACGGCTACTTTGTCAAGGACGTGAAAATCGGCGATACCACCTACAAGGCCGGCACCCAGGTACCCAGCTTCGCCATGCTCCAGGACGACGGCTCGACGGCCTGCGGCAACTGGGTCTACTCCGGGGCCTGGACCGAGGCCGGCAACAACATGGCCCGCAGAGACAAAACCCAGACCGAAATGCAGGCCAATATCGGCCTGTTCCCCAACTGGTCCTGGGCTTGGCCCGTCAACCGCAGGGTCGCCTACAACCGGGCCTCCTGCGATCCCCAGGGCAAGCCGTACGCCCCGCAAAAGGCGGTCATTGAGTGGGACGGCTCCAAATGGGTCGGCGACGTTCCAGATGGCGGATGGGCACCTGGTGAGCGGCACCCCTTCATCATGACCGCAGAGGGCTACGGCCGGCTGTTCGGCCCCGGACTGGCCGACGGGCCGTTCCCGGAACACTTCGAGGCCATGGAATGCCCATTCGAGGAGCACCCCTTCTCCAGCCGGCTACACAACCCGACCGCCCTGGAGTTCTCCGGCGAGGCCGTCAAGCGAGCGGTGTGCGACCCGCGGTATCCCTTCGTGGGCACCACCTACCGGGTCACCGAGCACTGGCAGTCCGGGGTATTGACCCGCTGGACACCGTGGCTGGTGGAAAGCATGCCCCAGAACTTCGTGGAGATTGATCCCGAGCTGGGCAAGCTGCGCGGCATTGAAAGCGGCGACAAGGTCATTGTCGAGAACATGCGCGGCAAGATTGAGGCCGTGGCCATTGTCACTCCCCGGCTGCAGCCGATGAAGGTCATGGGCCAGACCCTGCACATGGTGGGAACGACATGGCACTTCGGGTGGGTCCATCCCACGGATGGAGGCGATTCATCCAACCTGCTGACGCCGTCCGTGGGCGATCCGAATACCTTCATTCCCGAGACCAAGACCTTTATGGTCAACATCCGCAAGGCCTAA
- a CDS encoding transposase — MRLVDYEHYIKSESTARRYLLKFCWKNHQRYCPRCRQRKNYPLNDGRRRCAQCFYTYHDFTGRWINNCDLTCQNWLRLIKLFDMDLTVLAMNKELDLAYNTVYKAVTTIRCAIAASAIDARDFFGTDRSIELKTTGRVLSPTPSSKLSTPVFGVIEHSGVAFVDLVPGLRPETVFHFHQNFGLELGHWGKTYFSAPYQRYHALLFCTATAPPRFLEFTLAPLHPSLKPSPDFLNYLLDKIRRYRGLSPEKFPLYVKELAFRYNNRNMDIFLETARLLCSFVPKFG, encoded by the coding sequence ATGCGTCTTGTTGACTACGAACATTACATCAAAAGCGAATCCACGGCCCGTCGATACTTGTTGAAATTTTGCTGGAAAAACCACCAGCGCTATTGTCCGCGGTGCCGTCAACGCAAAAACTACCCTTTGAACGATGGTCGACGGCGCTGTGCCCAGTGTTTCTATACCTACCACGATTTTACGGGCCGGTGGATTAATAATTGCGACCTGACCTGCCAGAACTGGTTGCGGCTCATCAAGTTGTTTGACATGGACCTGACCGTCCTGGCCATGAACAAGGAATTGGACCTTGCCTACAACACCGTCTACAAAGCCGTGACCACCATTCGTTGCGCCATCGCGGCCAGCGCCATTGATGCCCGAGATTTTTTCGGCACGGATCGCAGCATCGAACTGAAAACCACCGGCAGAGTCCTGTCGCCAACTCCTTCATCCAAATTATCCACACCCGTCTTCGGAGTAATCGAGCACTCCGGCGTCGCCTTCGTAGACCTAGTGCCCGGCCTGCGCCCGGAAACGGTCTTTCATTTCCACCAGAACTTCGGACTGGAACTCGGCCATTGGGGCAAGACCTACTTCAGTGCCCCCTACCAGCGCTACCACGCCCTGCTCTTCTGCACGGCCACGGCTCCCCCCCGATTTCTGGAATTTACCCTGGCTCCTTTACATCCTTCCCTGAAGCCTTCCCCCGATTTCCTCAACTATCTCCTGGACAAAATTCGCCGCTATCGCGGGCTGTCTCCTGAAAAATTTCCACTCTACGTCAAAGAGTTGGCGTTTCGTTATAACAATCGCAACATGGACATCTTCTTGGAAACCGCCAGACTCCTCTGCAGCTTTGTGCCAAAATTTGGGTAA
- a CDS encoding universal stress protein, with amino-acid sequence MVEMRKILCAIDFSEVSPMVAGYANSLAKAFGAEVILLYSAPSLNQYVSFHVPPNSIETFVGEIVSGAEQSMETFISQYLPDVNVSGRVVSGYAAEEIVKCADEEKVDMVVMGTHGRKGIDRILFGSVAEKVVKTANCPVLTLRPFCPVDFPGK; translated from the coding sequence ATGGTGGAAATGCGAAAAATTCTCTGCGCTATTGATTTTTCGGAAGTCAGCCCCATGGTTGCGGGGTATGCGAACTCCCTGGCCAAAGCGTTCGGGGCGGAGGTGATTCTGCTCTACTCGGCCCCGTCGCTGAACCAATACGTCAGCTTTCATGTCCCACCCAATTCCATCGAAACGTTCGTTGGAGAGATCGTCTCCGGCGCGGAACAAAGCATGGAAACCTTCATTTCGCAATATCTCCCGGACGTGAATGTTTCGGGTCGCGTGGTCAGTGGGTACGCGGCAGAGGAGATCGTGAAGTGCGCGGACGAGGAAAAAGTGGACATGGTTGTCATGGGAACCCACGGCCGCAAGGGGATTGATCGGATTTTATTCGGTTCCGTCGCGGAGAAGGTCGTCAAAACAGCCAACTGCCCCGTGTTGACCCTGCGGCCTTTCTGCCCGGTGGATTTTCCAGGGAAGTGA
- the pilM gene encoding type IV pilus assembly protein PilM gives MPITIELRKKNPPPGVDLGSGWMKVVALGVRRRKPVLNRIGRIPLAVGDMDKGEKAADRLAELWRQLGVRERGVVSAMTGHAVIVKKVVVAADAAADMERFLAKEAKQYIPFDLQDVYIDHQRLGPGPSEGTVDVLLVASKKREVDERVQILTKAGLEVRVVDVDAFALNNCFEFNYPELIERPHYLLDIGGQLSVFCVVWNKQLVFHRELSLGGHQLTDRLAKLLNRSRAECEKLKINGPGELPATEQAVVVDELEDLLVSWAGEVRRLIGFYLGSVPEAKPAESMYLAGGGSLLAGLPARLSRELELDVQYLDPWRLLEPDPELFDAAYLRTVGPQYAVATGLALREAIP, from the coding sequence ATGCCCATCACCATTGAACTCCGCAAAAAGAATCCTCCTCCAGGCGTTGACCTGGGCAGTGGCTGGATGAAGGTCGTTGCCCTGGGGGTGCGTCGCCGCAAGCCGGTTTTGAACCGTATCGGGCGGATTCCCCTGGCTGTCGGGGACATGGACAAAGGCGAGAAGGCCGCGGACCGACTGGCCGAACTCTGGCGCCAGTTGGGTGTTCGGGAACGTGGTGTGGTCTCGGCCATGACCGGGCACGCCGTTATTGTCAAGAAAGTTGTTGTGGCTGCTGACGCCGCAGCGGACATGGAGCGGTTTTTGGCCAAAGAGGCCAAGCAGTACATTCCGTTCGATCTGCAGGACGTCTACATCGACCACCAACGCCTTGGGCCAGGTCCAAGTGAAGGCACTGTGGATGTTCTGTTGGTGGCCAGCAAGAAGCGTGAAGTTGATGAACGGGTCCAGATTCTGACGAAAGCCGGTCTGGAGGTTCGGGTTGTGGACGTGGACGCCTTTGCCTTGAACAACTGCTTCGAGTTCAATTACCCGGAGTTGATCGAGCGCCCCCATTATCTGTTGGATATCGGCGGACAGCTGAGCGTATTTTGTGTCGTCTGGAACAAACAGCTTGTATTTCATCGCGAATTGAGCCTCGGCGGCCATCAACTTACCGACAGGCTGGCGAAGTTGCTGAATCGATCCAGGGCAGAATGCGAGAAACTGAAAATCAACGGACCTGGAGAATTGCCGGCAACGGAACAGGCCGTGGTCGTGGATGAGCTGGAAGACCTGCTGGTCTCTTGGGCCGGTGAAGTGCGGCGGCTGATCGGATTCTATCTCGGTTCCGTCCCTGAGGCCAAGCCGGCCGAGTCGATGTACCTGGCCGGCGGCGGCAGTCTTCTGGCAGGATTGCCGGCACGGCTGAGTCGAGAACTTGAACTTGACGTCCAGTATCTTGATCCCTGGCGCTTGCTGGAGCCGGATCCGGAGCTGTTTGATGCGGCTTACCTGCGTACTGTTGGGCCCCAGTATGCCGTCGCCACGGGTTTGGCCCTGCGAGAGGCTATTCCATGA
- a CDS encoding PilN domain-containing protein gives MIRINLLPPEKRPRLSTLRLDLGVLGLAFVLVGGIILLSHLWISSEVNELERVHQARETENRALMAEVARVRRMENELQAIESRIEIITEIRSIQTLPVRYIDALISLLPEERIWFETFHLDRNGVLQLRGVAMDNQSFAAYVEILRTSAFVRSVVTERTLRREVQGLSLVEFHFRVVFGPPPMEYFLERAEHG, from the coding sequence ATGATTCGCATCAACCTTCTGCCACCGGAGAAGCGGCCGCGGTTGTCGACGTTGCGCCTGGATCTTGGTGTCCTGGGATTGGCCTTTGTGCTGGTCGGAGGGATTATCCTGCTGTCCCATTTGTGGATCAGCTCCGAGGTCAATGAGCTGGAGCGCGTGCATCAAGCCCGTGAGACGGAAAATCGAGCGCTGATGGCCGAGGTGGCTCGGGTCCGGCGGATGGAGAATGAACTGCAGGCCATCGAATCGAGAATCGAGATCATTACGGAGATTCGCAGCATCCAAACCTTGCCGGTACGCTACATCGATGCCTTGATTTCCCTATTGCCCGAAGAGCGGATCTGGTTCGAAACGTTTCATCTGGACCGGAATGGGGTTTTGCAGCTGCGCGGGGTGGCCATGGACAACCAGTCTTTTGCCGCCTACGTGGAAATTTTGCGGACCTCGGCGTTTGTACGTAGCGTGGTGACGGAGCGAACGTTGCGTCGCGAAGTGCAAGGCTTGTCCCTGGTGGAATTTCATTTTCGGGTCGTCTTCGGGCCTCCACCGATGGAATATTTTCTGGAGCGGGCCGAACATGGATAA